The Alphaproteobacteria bacterium genome segment GGGCGAACCACCACAGCGTGTCGTGCGCCTCGCCAACCAGGGCGACCGCCTCGCGCACCGCCGCAATCCGCTCGAACAGCCGGCGGAAGACCTCCGGATGGCTGGGAAAGCGCTCGGCCAGCGCCGCCTCGGCCGACAGCATGCCGTGCGGCATGACGAAGGGCAGGTCGAACAGGCCGCCCCGCACCTCGTAGAGGGCGCCGACCGGCACGAAGTCGAGCCGGTCGCGCAGACCCAGCGCGCGCAGGATCCGCGCCTTCGGATCGCGCGGGTCGCTCGGATCGCTGGTCTCGTGCAGCGACGCCTCTATGGTCAGCGGACCGTGCCGGTAGGTGGTGGCGGCGCCGCCGAAGCCCTCGTTCCGCTCCAGCACCAGCACCCGGCGGCCGGCGCGGGCATAGAGCGCGCCGGCGGTGAGACCGCCGAGACCCGAACCGATCACGATGGCGTCGAATTCCGCGGCCATAGCCGGCGCTCCCGCCTTCCGAGCCCTGTTCGCCGTGCCGGCAGCCGCCGTCTGCGCGGCGCGGCCCCGGGTGGTGCATTGCAGCGGCAAACGCGCACGCGGCCATTGACCGGGATCAACGTCGGCCACGTCCGGCGGGTCGATAGTCGCGCGCAGAACGGGAGCGGTGCGGTGATGAGAGCGATGGCGCTGAAGCGCGTGGGCGAGCCGCTGCGACAGGTCGAACGGCCGATTCCGGTGCCGGGCCCGCGGCAGGTGCTGGTCAAGGTGCGCGCCTGCGGCGTGTGCCGCACCGACCTGCACGTGGTCGACGGCGACCTGCCGGACCCCAAGCCGGGCATCGTGCCGGGGCACGAGATCGTCGGCGAGGTGGCGGCCCTGGGCGGAGCCGTTCGCGCGGGCCTGGGCGGCTTCGGTATCGGCGAGCGCGTCGGCATCCCCTGGCTGGGCCACGCCTGCGGCTGCTGTGCCTATTGCAGCGACGGTCGCGAGAATCTGTGCGACGCGCCCGGCTTCACCGGCTACCAGATCGACGGCGGCTATGCCGACTATGCGGTTGCCGACGCCGATTTCTGCTTCCCGCTGAACGGCGAGCGCGACGACGTCGCCATCGCCCCGCTGCTGTGCGCCGGGCTGATCGGCTATCGCGCCTGGCGCCTGGCCGGCGAGGCGCAGCGGCTGGGCCTGTACGGCTTCGGCGCGGCCGCCCACATCCTGGCCCAGGTCGCCCACCAGCGCGGGCGAAAGGTCTATGCCTTCACACGGCCCGGCGACACCGGCGGCCAGGCGTTCGCCCGGTCGCTGGGCGCGGCCTGGGCCGGCGGCTCGGACGAGACGCCGCCGCAGCCCCTGGACGCCGCCATCATATTCGCGCCGGTCGGCGCGCTGGTGCCCGCCGCGCTGGCCGCCGTGCGCAAGGGCGGGATCGTCGTCTGCGCCGGCATCCACATGAGCGAGATCCCGGCCTTTCCCTATGCCTTGCTGTGGCAGGAACGCAGCATCCGCTCGGTCGCCAACCTGACCCGCGACGACGCCCGCGCGTTCCTGAAGCTGGCCAGCGAGATCCCGATCCGCACCGAAACCCGAACCTATCCGCTGGACCAGGCCAACCGGGCGCTGGACGACCTGCGCGCCGGCCGCTTCAATGGCGCCGCCGTGCTGGTGCCGTGAACGCAGGGCGATCCGGCAAGCCGCCAGTGGAATCCAACAACGGAGTCGCTCGATGAAGAAGATCGTCACCTGGGTGGTCATTGCCGACGGCCAGCACGCGCGCATCGTGGCCAACGACGGGCCCGGCAAAGGCCTGTACCAGGTGCCCGGCGGCGCCATGGAGGGCGACGCCCGCCGCGGCCGCGACATCGTCGCCGACCGCCCCGGCCGCAGCTTCGACAGCGCCGGCCAGCATCGCCACGGCATGGAGCCGTCGTCCGACCCGCGCCAGCTGGTCGAGGACGCCTTCCTGCACGGACTGCTGGACCGGTTGTCGGCCGCCGAGGCCGAGGGCGCGTTCGACCGGCTGGTGCTGGTGGCCGAACCGAAGGCGCTGGGCACGCTGCGCAAGCACATGCCACAGGCGTTGAGCGGCCGGCTGAGCGGCGATCTGGCCAAGGATCTGACCAAGACCCCGCTCGACCAGCTCGGCAGCCACCTGGACTCGATTCTGGCGCTGTAGCGCGGTCCGCGCCGCCGTTGCGGCGCGGCGCGCCCGATGGGTCAGCCCGCGTCGGTCACCGCGGCGACGCGGAAGGTACGCAGCTTGTCGTCGTGTTCGTTGATGGAGATGTATTCGCCGTCGACGAAGGCGTGGGTGCCGAATCGATAGCCGGTCTCGTCGTCCTCGGGGTCGCCGAGAACGTCGTAGTGGAACGCCCACGCCCCGCCCGGCTTGCGGATCAGGTGACCGATCTCGTCGGGCTGGCCGGCCCAGAAGCGGCGCACGCGGCAGCGCGCCCGCTGCGCGTGCCAGGCCTGCGCGTCGATGTGGCCGTCGGCGTCCAGCGGCGCGAGGAAATCGTAGCCGCAATCCCGTCGACCGGTCGGGTAGTCGTGGTCGCGCGCAAGTTCCAGGTGGATTCGCTTCAGCGTCATGGCCTGCTCCGGCTCGGTTGCACCGCGGCCGAGGCTATTGCGTCACCGCGGTGCGGCATTGACGACGGTCAAGCGCCGCGCTTGCCGGACGCCGAAGGCAGCGCCGGCTGCAGGTGGACGTCGACCTCGTCCATGCCGGCGGTCTCGGCCAGCTGGTCGAGGTCGTCGACCGCGAAATGGCGGGCGTCGAGCAGGCGGATGATGCCGCGGGCCTTCAGGTCGCTGATCTGCCGGCTGACGGTCTCGATCGTCATGCCGAGATAGCCGGCCACGTCGGACCGGCCGACCGGAATCTCGAACACCGTCCCCGCGCTGGCCAGGTTGCGCCCGCACCCGATATTGGCCGCGCGCCGGGCCAGCAGCAACAGGAAGCTGGCCACTTTCTCGCGCGCGGTCTTGCAGCCCAGCAGCAGCATCCACTCACGCGCGGCATCCAGCTCGTCCAGCACGCGGACCAGGAAATGGTGCTCGAGGCTGGGGTTGGCGGCCAGGATCGCGTCGAATCGCGCCTTGTCGAAACAGCACAGCTCGACGTCGGTCGCCGCCTCCGCGGTCGAGGACCCGATCTCGGCGAAGGCGCGCCCGACGAAATCCGACGGAAACAGCAGGCCGACCACCTGCTCGCGGCCGTCGATCAGCATCTTGGTCAGCCGCACCACGCCGGAGACCACGTTGGCGACGAAGGGCGCCGGCTCGCCCTCGGACAGGATCACCTGGCCGGCCTTGTAATGCCGCGTGTTCGAGATGCGGGCGAGCTGGTCCAGCACCTGCGGGGTGGCGCCGGCACACAGCGCGCGGTGATGCACGGGGCAGCGGTCGCACTTGCTGAGGACCGGGATGACGTCGAGGTTCATCTGTTCTTGTTCCCCGTGACGCGGCAGTTCGAGACCTGTCGCCGGCCGGCGGGCGCGCCGGCTACGCTCATGATCCGTCATGCGACGGCGATGGCCGCTCCGGCGCCGCCATGTGGCCGGGCCGGACGCCCGCAGGCATCGCAGGCCGAATGGCACTTGAGCCCACCCCCCGGTACCGGCGACGTCGGGCCCCTGCCAAAAACCCGCGGCGCGCCCCGAACCGCCAGCCGGTGCGTTGCCCCGCCGCCACAGTGCAACCTACACAACTTCCGAGCGGGAATCGAGTCAACCCGGCCGCCGCACCGGTCGCCCGTTGACCGCGATCAATGCGGCGGCGCGGACCCCCAAACAGCATGGCCACGCAAGCAACCAGCCCGGCACGGCGCCGGTGCCCGAACAGAGGCTCGAGATTTTCCGCGACGACCCGCCGACCTTGCCGAGACGGACCGCGCGCCGGGCGCACGGTGACATTCCTGGCCGCTTTTCACCTAATCTGATAGCTCAATCGAACGCGGTGCCGCCGGCCAAGGGCAGGCTGCCACAGCGGCGGAGGAGGACCCGATGGGATACAAGACGATCCTGACCTATCTGGCGAACGAGAAGCAGGCGCCGCAGGCAATGGCGGCCGCCTCGCTGCTCGCCCAGCGCAGCAACGCCCACCTGACCGGCCTCTACGTGATTCCGGCGATGCGGCTGTATGTCGCCTCGCCCTATGGCGGCGTCGACGTGACCGCGAAGCTGATGGAACAGCACCGGGCGTGGCACGAGGCGGAAAGCGCCAAGGTGCGCGCCCAGTTCGACAAGGCGATGGCGGGCGCCACCCATCCCGGCGAGTGGTTCCTGGCCGATACCCTGCACGTCGACCCGCTGGAAACCATCATGGCCCACGGACGCAACTGCGAGCTGATCGTGGCGACGCAGGACGACCCCAAGCGCGAGGACGTCGCCGACGAGCGGATCGCCGAGCGGCTGATGATGGAGGCCGGGCGGCCGGTGCTGCTGGTCCCCGCCGGTGCGCCGGTCACGACCATCGGCACCGACATCACCGTCGGCTGGAACGGCAGCCGGGAATCGGCCCGGGCGGTGTTCGACGCGTTGCCGCTGTTGAAGGCCGCCCGCATGGTGCACATCGTCTGGGTCGACCCGCGGGTCGAGACCGACGAGAGCCCGTCGCGGGCCGCGGATGCGCTGGCGGCGTCGCTGGCGCATCACGGCGTCACCTGCGAGGCGGTCGAGGCGGCGTCGCAGGACCACACCGTCGGCGACGAGCTGCTGGCCCGGGTGGCCGACTACGGCTCGGACCTGCTGGTGATGGGCGGCTATGGCCAGTCGCGCTTCCGCGAGCTGGTGTTCGGCGGCGTGACCCGCAAGGTGCTGGGCAGCGTGCCGGTGCCGGTGCTGATGTCGCACTGAGCCCACGGTCGCCCGCGCCGGGCGACCGGCCGAAGCCGAGAGAGCGGAACCCGTGGACGACCGTCGCTGGCACAGCCTGACGCCGGCGGCGGTCGGCGATGCGCTCGACGTCGACCCGACGCGCGGACTCTCCGCGGCGGAGGCGGCGCGCCGGCTAGTCCGCCACGGCCCCAACGCCACGCGCGAACGGCCGCCCGCCGCGGCGATCGGCATCTGGGTCGACCAGTTCCGCAGCGCCGTCGTCCTGCTGCTCGCCGCCGCCGGCGCGCTGTCGGCGATGTTCGGCGAGTGGCCGCAGGTGGCCGCCATCGGCGCGGTGCTGCTGATCAACGCCCTGGTCGGTTTCGTCACCGAGTTGCGGGCGACCCGCGCCATGGAGGCCCTGCGCGCGCTGGGTGCGGACACCGCGCGGGTGCGCCGCGACGGCCGGGTCGCGGCGATTGCCGCGGCGGACCTGGTGCCCGGCGACATCGTGCTGCTTGACGGCGGCGACATCGTTCCCGCCGACGTCAGGCTGGTCCAGGCCGCGAGCCTGGCATGCGACGAGTCGGCGCTGACCGGCGAATCGGTACCGGTCGACAAGGCGCCGGCGCCGGTCGCCGAGGCCGCCGTGCTGCCCGACCGCGCCAGCATGGCCTACAAGGGCACCGCGGTCGCCCGGGGCACGGCCGAGGCGATCGTGGTCGGCACGGGGTCCGCGACCGAGATCGGCCGGATCGCCACGCTGGTCGAGGAGGCCGAGCCGGAGCGCTCGCCGCTGGAACGGCGGCTGGCCAGGCTCAGCCAGCAGCTGATCTGGGTCACCCTGGCACTGGCGGCCATCATCGTCGGCGCCGGCGTCGCGGCGGGCGAGGACGTGGTGCTGATGGCCGAGGCCGGCATCGCGCTGGCCGTCGCCGCGATTCCCGAGGGGCTGCCCGTCGTCGCCACCCTGGCGCTGGCCCGCGGCATGCTGCGCATGGCCCGCGCCAACGCCCTGGTCGAGCGGCTGTCGGCGGTGGAGACGCTGGGCGCGACCACGGTGATCCTGACCGACAAGACCGGCACCCTGACCGAGAACCGCATGGTGGTCGACCGGCTGGTGCTGCCGGCCGGCGAGGTCGCGATCGACTATCGCGACCGGCTGTTCCTGCACGACGGCGCGCCGGTCGGCCCGCGGCTGCAGGAAGCGGTCGAGACCGCGCTGCGCATCGGCGTGCTCTGCACCAACGCCTCCTACGACCCGGAATTCGGCACCGGCACCGGCGACCCGACCGAGATCGCGTTCCTGCACGCCGGCCACCTGGCCGGGCTGGAGCGCGAGGCCTGTCTGACCGTCTATCCGGAGGTGGCCGAATACGCCTTCGACAGCGCCTCCAAGCGGATGGCGACGGTGCACGGCAGCGACGAGCGCTATCTGATCGCCGTGAAGGGCGCACCGGAAAGCGTGCTGCCCGAGTGCGATGCGGTCCTGCTCGAAGGCGCCGTCCGGCCGCTGGACGAAGCGGCGCGGGCCCGCTGGGCCGCGCTGGCCGACGACCTCGCCCATCGCGGGCTGCGCATGCTGGCGCTGGCCTGCAAGCCGGCCGAAAGCCCGGCCACGGCGCCCTATCCGGGCCTGACCTTCGTCGGGCTGGCCGCGCTGCACGACCCGCCGCGCAGCGACGTCGGCGAGGCGATCCGCGCCTGCCAGGATGCCGGCATCACCGTGGTGATGGTGACCGGCGACCACGCCGGCACCGCACGCAGCATCAGCCACGCCGTCGGCCTGGCCGACCGGACCGCGCGGGTCATCACCGGCGGCGAGCTGGCACCGCTGGCGACGCTGCCGCCGGAAGCGCGCCGCGACGTGCGCGAGACGGCGGTGTTCGCGCGGGTCAGCCCCGAACAGAAGCTGGGACTGATCCGCCTGTTCCAGCAGGCCGGCGAGGTGGTGGCGATGACCGGCGACGGCGTCAACGACGCGCCGGCGCTGCGCCAGGCCGACATCGGCATCGCCATGGGCCTGCGCGGCACCCAGGTCGCGCGCGAGGCGGCCGACATCGTGCTGCGCGACGACGCCTTCCCCACCATCGTCGCCGCCATCCGCGAAGGCCGGATCATCTTCGGCAACATCCGCCGGTTCGCCACCTACCTGCTGTCGTGCAACCTCAGCGAGGTGCTGATCGTCGGGCTGGGCGTCATCGCCGGGCTGCCGCTGCCGCTGCTGCCGCTGCAGATCCTGTTCCTGAACCTTGTCACCGACGTGTTTCCGGCGTTCGCGCTCGGCCTCGGCGAGGGCCGGGCGAACGTGATGGACCAGCCGCCGCGCCCGCCGCGCGAAGGCATCCTTGCCGGCCGGCAATGGCGCCAGGTCGTCGGCTACGGCGGGCTGATCACCGCGGCGACCCTGGGCGCCCTGGTCGTCGCGCTCGAGCTGCTCGCGCTGACCCCCGGCGAGGCGGTGTCGATCTCGTTCCTGACGCTGGCGCTGGCGCAGCTGTGGCACGTATTCAACATGCGCGCCGACACCGCCCCGCTGTGGCGCAACGACATCGTGGGCAACCCCTATGTCTGGGGCGCGCTGGTCCTGTGTACCGCCCTGCTGCTGCTGGCGACCTATCTGCCGGCGCTGGCCGCGGTGCTGTCGATCGTGCCGCCGAGCGCCGACGGCTGGCTGCTCGTCCTCGGCGCCAGCGCCGTGCCGGTCGTCGGCGGGGAAATCTTTCGCCTCGGCCGCAGGATTCTGCATGCCGGCGCCGTAGAACGGGAAAGGAGAGCCTAGGTGCCGCGCAAGATCGTCGTGATCGAGGGACATCCCGACCCGTCCGACCAGCGGCTATGCCATGCCCTGGCCGACGCCTATGCAGAGGGCGCCGGCGCGGCCGGCCATGCCATCCGCCGCATCCGCATCGCGGTGCTGGACGTGCCGCCGATCCGCAGCGCGGCCGACTGGAGGAACGGCACCGTGCCGGACAGCCTGCAGCCCAGCCAGCAGGCGCTGGCCTGGGCCGACCACATCGTCCTGGTCTACCCGCTGTGGCTCGGCACGCTGCCGGCGCTGACCAAGGCCTGGCTGGAGCAGGTGCTGCGCCCCGGCTTCGCCATGGACGCGCCGCGGCAGGGGCTGCGCTGGCGCAAGCGGCTGACCGGCAAGTCGGCCCGCGTCGTGGTCACCATGGGCATGCCGGCGCTGGCCTATCGCTGGCTGTTCTTCGCCCACAGCCTGAAGGCGCTGGAACGCAACATCCTGAAGTTCTGCGGCATCGGACCGATCCGCACCAGCCTGGTCGGCGGCGCCGAGTCGATGGACGATGCCGCGCGCCGGCGGTGGCTGGCGCGGCTGCGCCAGCACGGCGAGCGCGGCGATTGAGCGCAAAACCCCGCATGCCCGTGCGATTCCCGCCGCGCTCGGGTCGGGCGGTCGCAAAGCCGTGGCGCCGGCCGCGCGGGAGGGCCATAATCCGCCGATCCGACACACCAACATTGCAGCCGACGTGTCCCGACGACCGCTGACCTCAACCGTGCTGTTCGCCGATATCTGCGACAGCACCAGGCTCTACGACCAGCACGGCGACGACACCGCCTATCGGGTGGTCTCCGGCGCGCTGGCGCGGGTGGTCGAATCGATCGAGAGCTACGAGGGCACGCTGATCAAGGCGATCGGAGACGGCGTGATCGCGATCTTCCCGGAGCCGGACAAGGCGCTGCTCAGCGCCACCGCCATCGTCACGCCGTCGGACGACGATCCGCTGACGCTGCGCGCCGGGCTGCACTTCGGGCCGCTGATCATGGTCGACGGCGACGTCTTCGGCGACGTGGTCAACGTGGCGTCGCGCGTGGTCTCGCTGGCCCAGGCCGGCGAGGTGTTGCTGACCGGCGAAGTGCGCGAGGCGCTGACCGCGATCCTGCGCACCGGACTGGGCTTCCTCGACGCGATCAGCGTCAAGGGCAAGCCGGAACCGATCCAGATCTACCGGCTGGTCGCCGGCCAGACGGACGCCACCATCGTTGGCGCGCCGACAACGGTGGAGATGGCGGCGCGGGCGGCGCTGGAGGTCAGCGCCGCCGGCCAGACCGTGCGGCTGTCCGGACCGAACGCGCGGCTGGTCATCGGCCGGCAGCCCGACTGCGACCTGGTGGTGCAGGGCCCGCTGATCAGCCGCCAGCACGCCCGCATCGAGCAGGCCCACGGCGATTTCTTCATCCACGATTCCAGCGCCAACGGCACCTTCGTGCAGCAGACCGGCGGCGCGATGATCGCACTGCGCCGCAACAGCGCCCCGCTCGGCCGCGAGGGCCGGATCTCGCTCGGCACCTCGCTGGCAAGCGAGGACGGCACCACGCTCAGCTATCGCGTCATCGCCGACTGAACGCCGCCTCCGCCCGCGCGCGCACGTGGTCGGCCAGCGCCAGCGATGCAGTCAGGCCGGGGGATTCGATGCCGAACAGGTTGATCAGGCCGGCGACGCCGTGCGCGTCCGGCCCCTGTACCACGAAGTCCTGCACCGCCACCGCCGGCGGCACGATCTTCGGCCTGATCCCGGCATAGCCCGGCTGCAGCGCGCCGTCGGGCAGGCCGGGCCACCAGCGGCGGATCGCGGCGTGGAAGCGCTCCGCCCGGGCCGGGTCGACCGTGTAGTCGATGCCGTCGACCCATTCGACGTCGGGACCGAACTTGGCCTGTCCTGCCATGTCGAGGGTCAGGTGGGTGCCCAGCCCGCCGGGCACCGGCACCGGGTAGATCAGGTGCGCGAACGGTGCGCGCCCGGCCAGCACGAAGTAGTTGCCCTTGGCGTAGTACGGCGTCGGCACCAGGCTAGGCGGCATGCCGACGATCAGGCCGGCAACCGCCGGCGCATGCAGCCCGGCGGCGTTGACCAGCAGCCGGCAGCCCAACGCCATCGGCTCCGCCCCGCCGATGTCGAGCGCCAGTCCCGCCTCCGACGCCCGGCCGGCGCGCACCGGGCTGTTGAAGGCGAAGGCGGCGCCGGCGTCCTCGGCCTCGCCCAGCAGGCTGAGCATGTAGCCGTGGCTGTCGACGATACCGGTCGACGGCGACAGCAGCGCGCCGTGGCAGGACAGCGCCGGCTCCAGCGCCTGCGCGTCGGGCGCGGACAGCGCGCGCAGGTCGTCGACGCCGTTGGCCAGGGCGCGCCGGCGGATGGAGTCGAGCTGCGCCGCCTCCGCCGCGCTGGTGGCGACGATAAGCTTGCCGCAGCGCCGGTGCGCGACGCCGCGCGATGCGCAATAGGCATAGAGCGCCTGGCGGCCGGCGACGCAGAAGCGCGCCATCAGGCTGTCGGCGGGATAGTAGATGCCGGCGTGGACGACCTCGCTGTTGCGCGACGAGATGCCGGTGCCGAAGGTCTCCGCCGCCTCGACCACCACGACCTCGCGCCCGGCCTGGGCCAGCGCCCGCGCGACCGCAAGCCCGACCACGCCGGCGCCGACGACGACGCACTCGACCGATTCCATGGCGGCGCGGCTACTCGCGCAGCCGGGCGCGGCCGAAGCGGGTCCAGGCCCAGCGGGCGACCATGACCGCCAGCAGGAAGAAACCCCACAGACCGGCGGCAAGGTGCTGGTTGGCGCCGAGCAGGTTCAGCCCGGAGGCGATCAGCTGCAGGATGACCAGCGCCAGCACCACCGCCAGCGTGCGGCCGAAGCCGCCGAACGGGTCGACGCCGCCCAGGAAGCACGCCAGCACGGTGATCAGCAGATAGGCTTCGCCATGGCCGACGCGCACCGAGTTGAACCGGGCCAGCATGATCACCCCGGCGATCCCCGCCATCAGTCCCGACAGCGTGTAGACCAGGGTCAGCGCGCGGCGGGTGTCGATGCCGGAATAGCGCGTCGCCTCGATGTTCGAGCCCAGCATGTGGGTCGCGAAGCCGAGCCGGGTGCGGG includes the following:
- a CDS encoding NAD(P)/FAD-dependent oxidoreductase, whose product is MESVECVVVGAGVVGLAVARALAQAGREVVVVEAAETFGTGISSRNSEVVHAGIYYPADSLMARFCVAGRQALYAYCASRGVAHRRCGKLIVATSAAEAAQLDSIRRRALANGVDDLRALSAPDAQALEPALSCHGALLSPSTGIVDSHGYMLSLLGEAEDAGAAFAFNSPVRAGRASEAGLALDIGGAEPMALGCRLLVNAAGLHAPAVAGLIVGMPPSLVPTPYYAKGNYFVLAGRAPFAHLIYPVPVPGGLGTHLTLDMAGQAKFGPDVEWVDGIDYTVDPARAERFHAAIRRWWPGLPDGALQPGYAGIRPKIVPPAVAVQDFVVQGPDAHGVAGLINLFGIESPGLTASLALADHVRARAEAAFSRR
- a CDS encoding universal stress protein codes for the protein MGYKTILTYLANEKQAPQAMAAASLLAQRSNAHLTGLYVIPAMRLYVASPYGGVDVTAKLMEQHRAWHEAESAKVRAQFDKAMAGATHPGEWFLADTLHVDPLETIMAHGRNCELIVATQDDPKREDVADERIAERLMMEAGRPVLLVPAGAPVTTIGTDITVGWNGSRESARAVFDALPLLKAARMVHIVWVDPRVETDESPSRAADALAASLAHHGVTCEAVEAASQDHTVGDELLARVADYGSDLLVMGGYGQSRFRELVFGGVTRKVLGSVPVPVLMSH
- a CDS encoding NAD(P)H-dependent oxidoreductase produces the protein MPRKIVVIEGHPDPSDQRLCHALADAYAEGAGAAGHAIRRIRIAVLDVPPIRSAADWRNGTVPDSLQPSQQALAWADHIVLVYPLWLGTLPALTKAWLEQVLRPGFAMDAPRQGLRWRKRLTGKSARVVVTMGMPALAYRWLFFAHSLKALERNILKFCGIGPIRTSLVGGAESMDDAARRRWLARLRQHGERGD
- a CDS encoding Crp/Fnr family transcriptional regulator; this encodes MNLDVIPVLSKCDRCPVHHRALCAGATPQVLDQLARISNTRHYKAGQVILSEGEPAPFVANVVSGVVRLTKMLIDGREQVVGLLFPSDFVGRAFAEIGSSTAEAATDVELCCFDKARFDAILAANPSLEHHFLVRVLDELDAAREWMLLLGCKTAREKVASFLLLLARRAANIGCGRNLASAGTVFEIPVGRSDVAGYLGMTIETVSRQISDLKARGIIRLLDARHFAVDDLDQLAETAGMDEVDVHLQPALPSASGKRGA
- a CDS encoding cation-transporting P-type ATPase, whose amino-acid sequence is MDDRRWHSLTPAAVGDALDVDPTRGLSAAEAARRLVRHGPNATRERPPAAAIGIWVDQFRSAVVLLLAAAGALSAMFGEWPQVAAIGAVLLINALVGFVTELRATRAMEALRALGADTARVRRDGRVAAIAAADLVPGDIVLLDGGDIVPADVRLVQAASLACDESALTGESVPVDKAPAPVAEAAVLPDRASMAYKGTAVARGTAEAIVVGTGSATEIGRIATLVEEAEPERSPLERRLARLSQQLIWVTLALAAIIVGAGVAAGEDVVLMAEAGIALAVAAIPEGLPVVATLALARGMLRMARANALVERLSAVETLGATTVILTDKTGTLTENRMVVDRLVLPAGEVAIDYRDRLFLHDGAPVGPRLQEAVETALRIGVLCTNASYDPEFGTGTGDPTEIAFLHAGHLAGLEREACLTVYPEVAEYAFDSASKRMATVHGSDERYLIAVKGAPESVLPECDAVLLEGAVRPLDEAARARWAALADDLAHRGLRMLALACKPAESPATAPYPGLTFVGLAALHDPPRSDVGEAIRACQDAGITVVMVTGDHAGTARSISHAVGLADRTARVITGGELAPLATLPPEARRDVRETAVFARVSPEQKLGLIRLFQQAGEVVAMTGDGVNDAPALRQADIGIAMGLRGTQVAREAADIVLRDDAFPTIVAAIREGRIIFGNIRRFATYLLSCNLSEVLIVGLGVIAGLPLPLLPLQILFLNLVTDVFPAFALGLGEGRANVMDQPPRPPREGILAGRQWRQVVGYGGLITAATLGALVVALELLALTPGEAVSISFLTLALAQLWHVFNMRADTAPLWRNDIVGNPYVWGALVLCTALLLLATYLPALAAVLSIVPPSADGWLLVLGASAVPVVGGEIFRLGRRILHAGAVERERRA
- a CDS encoding host attachment protein, producing MKKIVTWVVIADGQHARIVANDGPGKGLYQVPGGAMEGDARRGRDIVADRPGRSFDSAGQHRHGMEPSSDPRQLVEDAFLHGLLDRLSAAEAEGAFDRLVLVAEPKALGTLRKHMPQALSGRLSGDLAKDLTKTPLDQLGSHLDSILAL
- a CDS encoding zinc-dependent alcohol dehydrogenase family protein, with protein sequence MRAMALKRVGEPLRQVERPIPVPGPRQVLVKVRACGVCRTDLHVVDGDLPDPKPGIVPGHEIVGEVAALGGAVRAGLGGFGIGERVGIPWLGHACGCCAYCSDGRENLCDAPGFTGYQIDGGYADYAVADADFCFPLNGERDDVAIAPLLCAGLIGYRAWRLAGEAQRLGLYGFGAAAHILAQVAHQRGRKVYAFTRPGDTGGQAFARSLGAAWAGGSDETPPQPLDAAIIFAPVGALVPAALAAVRKGGIVVCAGIHMSEIPAFPYALLWQERSIRSVANLTRDDARAFLKLASEIPIRTETRTYPLDQANRALDDLRAGRFNGAAVLVP
- a CDS encoding adenylate/guanylate cyclase domain-containing protein, with the protein product MSRRPLTSTVLFADICDSTRLYDQHGDDTAYRVVSGALARVVESIESYEGTLIKAIGDGVIAIFPEPDKALLSATAIVTPSDDDPLTLRAGLHFGPLIMVDGDVFGDVVNVASRVVSLAQAGEVLLTGEVREALTAILRTGLGFLDAISVKGKPEPIQIYRLVAGQTDATIVGAPTTVEMAARAALEVSAAGQTVRLSGPNARLVIGRQPDCDLVVQGPLISRQHARIEQAHGDFFIHDSSANGTFVQQTGGAMIALRRNSAPLGREGRISLGTSLASEDGTTLSYRVIAD